The following coding sequences are from one Flexibacter flexilis DSM 6793 window:
- a CDS encoding T9SS type A sorting domain-containing protein produces the protein MKYWFTTAFLFLLGIKTMAQGVSFRPENAPNLVDANNNALPLAWLGGLNSPQFSTIKLNADDWEDLVVFDRSNSKLYTLITHQNTDGTFSYTYHPEYEVCFPSMQHWMALRDYDGDGKKDIFMWGTLGIKVYRNTTLTTGQPSFTQVSNGLMSTSFSGNPLLLTVDGTDYPSIIDIDNDGDLDFINFEFAGSTLEWHKNTSIETTGTAGLTYQKNGCWGETAKSTDCGDYMTGIVCKSDGGGRLAAPQNINHNGATALVLNLDGDNDYDVLAGEFHCQKLTALINGGGANPANAAIETVTYGYPAANPVDYYVFPTAYYQDINADGKRDLLVSPSTYTNDENLMDLSASVWLYENTGTDAAPNFVWQRNNFLQHLGIDLGEEAAPAFADMDADGDLDLFVGHRGTLSNNVFAGTVVVYENIGSSTQPIFRLYNDNFLTIRSLGLRNIKPLFGYLNDDAALDFAFIGSTASGTTQIFYYQNTAAASAPLAYTASTSPSVLPVTCSAGDAPNFTHLNGDALSDLLIGKANGSIYSIINQSVGNNLAFTQTSTNFGNLQGTLAYSATTAVADFDQNGQQDLLVCDADGYLKLYADFLNVPALVADTTLFETTLSPAYTQEYFGTLAYPAAADLDGDSFPDLFLGLKTGGLAYRRNTTNVPLSANNQLPKTVWQIAPNPSYDNIRVAGITRPTTYQLTDAQGRVLKQDTLMPDAQLPISDLAEGIYFLRLTDAAQHSVLKFMKQ, from the coding sequence ATGAAATACTGGTTTACGACTGCTTTTCTTTTTTTGTTGGGAATAAAAACAATGGCGCAAGGCGTTTCATTTCGTCCCGAAAACGCCCCAAACTTAGTTGATGCCAACAACAACGCGTTGCCGTTGGCGTGGCTTGGCGGCCTAAACTCGCCCCAATTTTCGACCATCAAACTCAACGCCGACGACTGGGAAGACTTAGTCGTTTTTGACCGCAGCAACTCCAAACTCTACACGCTCATCACGCACCAGAACACAGACGGAACATTTTCGTACACCTATCACCCTGAATATGAGGTATGTTTTCCATCCATGCAACATTGGATGGCACTGCGCGACTACGACGGCGACGGCAAAAAAGATATTTTCATGTGGGGAACACTTGGGATAAAAGTGTATAGAAATACCACACTTACGACAGGGCAACCCTCTTTCACGCAGGTATCTAACGGCCTGATGTCCACGTCATTTTCGGGCAACCCGCTGTTGCTCACCGTGGACGGCACGGACTACCCGTCCATTATTGACATAGACAACGACGGCGATTTGGATTTTATCAATTTTGAATTTGCGGGTTCTACGCTCGAATGGCACAAAAATACGTCCATCGAAACCACAGGCACAGCGGGACTGACTTACCAGAAAAATGGTTGTTGGGGCGAAACTGCCAAATCCACTGACTGCGGCGACTACATGACGGGCATCGTGTGCAAAAGCGACGGCGGTGGCCGCTTGGCCGCGCCTCAAAACATCAACCACAACGGCGCGACGGCGTTGGTACTAAACCTCGACGGCGACAACGATTATGACGTATTGGCGGGTGAATTTCATTGTCAAAAGCTGACGGCTTTAATCAATGGCGGCGGCGCAAATCCCGCAAATGCAGCCATCGAAACTGTAACTTACGGCTATCCTGCGGCCAATCCAGTAGATTATTATGTTTTCCCGACAGCTTATTATCAGGACATTAACGCCGATGGCAAGCGTGATTTGCTCGTAAGCCCCAGTACCTACACCAACGACGAAAACCTAATGGATTTGTCGGCTTCCGTATGGCTCTACGAAAATACGGGAACAGATGCCGCGCCTAATTTCGTGTGGCAACGCAACAATTTTTTGCAGCATTTGGGCATTGATCTGGGCGAAGAAGCCGCGCCAGCGTTCGCGGACATGGACGCAGACGGCGACCTTGACCTTTTCGTGGGACACAGAGGCACGCTTTCTAACAATGTTTTTGCAGGAACGGTAGTGGTGTATGAAAATATTGGCAGCAGCACGCAACCCATTTTCAGATTATACAACGATAATTTTTTGACAATCAGAAGTTTAGGTCTGCGAAACATCAAACCGCTTTTTGGTTATTTGAACGACGATGCGGCACTGGATTTTGCTTTTATAGGCTCAACGGCCAGCGGCACAACCCAAATTTTTTATTACCAAAACACCGCCGCAGCGAGTGCTCCATTAGCTTACACGGCCAGCACTTCGCCGAGTGTGCTACCAGTAACCTGTTCGGCGGGTGATGCACCTAATTTTACGCACCTAAATGGCGATGCGCTTTCTGATTTGTTGATTGGCAAGGCCAACGGCTCTATTTATTCCATTATAAATCAAAGTGTTGGCAATAATTTAGCTTTTACACAAACCTCTACCAACTTCGGGAATTTGCAAGGGACTTTGGCGTACAGTGCTACGACTGCCGTTGCGGATTTTGACCAAAACGGCCAACAAGATTTGTTGGTTTGCGATGCGGACGGCTACCTAAAACTATATGCCGACTTCCTGAATGTGCCTGCACTAGTGGCCGATACAACCTTGTTTGAGACGACTCTCAGCCCTGCGTACACGCAAGAATATTTCGGGACGTTGGCCTACCCTGCGGCGGCAGATCTCGACGGCGACTCTTTCCCCGACTTGTTTTTGGGTTTGAAAACGGGCGGTTTGGCGTATCGCCGCAATACCACGAATGTCCCGCTTTCGGCCAACAATCAGTTACCCAAAACCGTATGGCAAATTGCCCCCAATCCGAGCTACGATAATATTCGGGTGGCAGGTATTACGCGCCCGACCACGTACCAACTCACCGATGCGCAAGGCCGCGTATTGAAGCAAGATACGCTGATGCCCGACGCGCAACTACCCATCAGCGATTTGGCCGAAGGAATATATTTTCTGCGACTCACGGACGCGGCGCAACACAGCGTTTTGAAGTTTATGAAGCAGTAG
- a CDS encoding Rpn family recombination-promoting nuclease/putative transposase, with the protein MSKKLIHFDWAVKKLLRNKANFVVLEGFLSELLFDDIKIQEILESEGNQEFDDDKYNRVDLLTQNSKNELVIIEIQNTYEIDYFHRMAYGASKVLTENLTLGQPYSDIKKVISVNIVYFDLGQGKDYVYRGTTNFEGLHQKDILQLSGKQKETFSKQNISDIFPEYYIIKVNQFDDVAKDRLDEWIYFLKNSEVKDEFQAKGLAEAKEVLDVMRLDKEDYYGYNRYLDYLHVKASEALTLKLEAEERVRKDERIKFAKSLFSTHLADAEIAKHTGLSPEQIAQLRAENP; encoded by the coding sequence ATGAGCAAAAAACTAATTCATTTTGATTGGGCAGTGAAGAAATTGCTTCGCAACAAAGCTAATTTTGTGGTGCTGGAAGGCTTTTTGTCTGAGCTGCTTTTTGATGATATTAAAATCCAAGAAATTCTGGAAAGCGAAGGAAATCAGGAATTTGACGACGACAAATACAACCGCGTGGACCTTCTGACCCAAAATTCCAAAAACGAATTAGTCATTATTGAAATTCAGAACACCTACGAAATTGACTATTTTCATCGTATGGCTTATGGCGCATCTAAAGTTTTGACCGAAAATCTAACGTTAGGACAGCCCTACTCCGACATCAAAAAAGTGATTTCCGTAAACATTGTCTATTTTGATTTGGGACAAGGCAAAGACTACGTTTACAGAGGCACGACCAATTTTGAGGGCTTGCACCAAAAAGATATTTTGCAACTTTCGGGCAAACAGAAAGAGACTTTTTCTAAACAAAACATCTCGGACATTTTCCCCGAATACTACATTATCAAAGTAAATCAGTTTGACGACGTGGCCAAAGACCGACTCGACGAATGGATTTATTTCTTGAAAAATAGCGAAGTAAAAGACGAGTTTCAGGCCAAAGGGCTGGCCGAAGCCAAAGAGGTTTTGGACGTAATGCGTTTGGATAAAGAGGATTATTACGGTTACAATCGCTATTTGGATTATCTGCACGTGAAAGCCAGTGAAGCCCTGACACTCAAGCTGGAAGCAGAAGAACGTGTGAGAAAAGACGAAAGAATCAAATTTGCCAAAAGCCTTTTTTCTACGCATCTGGCAGATGCAGAAATTGCCAAACACACTGGCCTAAGCCCTGAACAAATAGCGCAATTGCGTGCCGAAAATCCCTAA
- the ccsA gene encoding cytochrome c biogenesis protein CcsA has translation MKQHWWKALAIVLLLYTVTMGFLGNVPHLPILNETIRNLYFHVAMWFAMMILLTVSVVYSVKYLRSNILDHDTVAVEMANMGILCGVLGLTTGSVWARFTWGDWWTNDPKLNAAAIGMLIYLAYLVLRNSLEDEQQRARIAAVYNIFAFAVFIPLIFILPRLTDSLHPGNGGNPGFNSYDLDSQLRKVFYPAVLGWTLLGVWIASLRIRVRRLEQKLKS, from the coding sequence ATGAAACAACATTGGTGGAAGGCTTTGGCCATCGTGCTTTTGCTCTATACAGTAACAATGGGTTTTTTGGGCAATGTGCCACATTTACCAATCCTGAACGAAACGATTCGCAACCTATATTTTCACGTGGCCATGTGGTTTGCGATGATGATTTTGCTTACGGTTTCGGTCGTTTATTCTGTTAAATATTTGCGTTCCAATATTTTAGACCACGATACGGTAGCCGTCGAAATGGCCAACATGGGCATTTTGTGCGGTGTGCTGGGACTGACGACAGGCAGTGTTTGGGCGCGTTTTACGTGGGGCGACTGGTGGACCAACGATCCAAAACTCAATGCGGCAGCCATCGGAATGCTGATTTATTTGGCGTATTTGGTGCTGCGCAACTCTTTAGAAGACGAACAACAACGCGCACGCATTGCGGCGGTTTATAATATTTTTGCGTTTGCGGTCTTCATTCCGCTTATTTTCATTTTGCCGCGCCTAACCGACTCGCTGCACCCAGGCAATGGCGGAAACCCTGGCTTTAACAGCTACGACCTTGACAGTCAGTTGCGTAAAGTGTTTTATCCTGCCGTGTTGGGCTGGACGCTCTTGGGCGTTTGGATTGCTTCGTTGCGCATTCGGGTGCGTCGTTTGGAACAAAAATTAAAATCTTAG
- a CDS encoding CcmD family protein, whose amino-acid sequence MKKVFLLLLLNLVVFGQNVWAQMPNAQVEMADKFRADGKIYVVITVASIIILGMAAYMATLDRKISKLEKEIGQQN is encoded by the coding sequence ATGAAAAAAGTATTCTTACTGTTGCTGCTCAATCTGGTAGTGTTCGGGCAAAACGTGTGGGCGCAAATGCCAAATGCTCAGGTAGAAATGGCCGATAAATTCCGTGCCGATGGCAAAATTTATGTCGTAATTACGGTGGCATCTATCATTATTTTGGGAATGGCTGCTTACATGGCCACCCTCGACCGCAAGATTAGCAAATTGGAAAAAGAAATCGGACAGCAGAACTAA
- a CDS encoding cytochrome c maturation protein CcmE domain-containing protein gives MKITHIIGIVVIAIAIGVIISTTGNASSYVSFGQAKEMAANGNNSKIHVVGKLPKSGDGKIAGMVYDPQLDPNYFSFDLTDQNGLTQKVVYANPKPQDFERSEQIVIIGGYNEKNVFIADKILMKCPSKYQDEEFREAPKTQATANL, from the coding sequence ATGAAAATAACCCATATCATAGGTATCGTTGTTATTGCTATTGCCATTGGCGTAATCATCTCGACCACAGGCAATGCCAGTTCGTATGTGTCGTTTGGGCAAGCCAAAGAAATGGCCGCCAACGGCAACAACTCCAAAATCCACGTAGTAGGCAAGTTGCCTAAAAGTGGCGATGGTAAAATTGCAGGCATGGTTTATGACCCGCAACTCGACCCCAACTATTTTTCGTTTGACCTGACCGACCAAAACGGCCTGACGCAAAAAGTAGTGTACGCCAACCCAAAACCACAGGATTTTGAGCGTAGCGAGCAAATCGTAATTATTGGCGGTTATAACGAAAAAAACGTGTTTATCGCCGACAAAATTTTGATGAAATGCCCGTCCAAATACCAAGACGAAGAGTTTAGAGAAGCTCCCAAAACACAGGCAACTGCCAACTTATAA
- a CDS encoding Gfo/Idh/MocA family oxidoreductase, whose amino-acid sequence MKKIKTALLSYGMSGKVFHAPFLTLHQGFELMGAWERSKKLIQQDYPTVKSYDSLDELLADEVDLVVVNTPIDTHFDYTKQVLLAGKHALVEKAFTTTAAQAEALQQLAQEKGLKLTVYQNRRWDSDLKTVKKVLEDGVLGEIVEAEIRFDRYNPALSPKLWKESDNAGAGVLMDLGSHLIDQALYLFGYPQAVFADIRRLRENSQIDDNIDILLYYTDKRVRLHAGFFNREMTPSYVLQGRKGTFLKHRADVQEDTLKTGAKPNLTDWGTEPPEKAGLLYTEINGQVLRQTVPTQQGNYYDLFEGVYQSITQNVPEPVTAAEGLQVMHVIEAAMRSSQTKQVVQL is encoded by the coding sequence ATGAAAAAAATAAAAACGGCGTTGCTTTCCTACGGAATGTCGGGCAAAGTGTTTCATGCGCCTTTCCTGACGCTGCATCAGGGTTTTGAGCTAATGGGGGCGTGGGAGAGGAGCAAAAAACTTATTCAACAAGATTATCCAACCGTAAAAAGTTATGATTCTTTAGACGAATTGTTGGCCGACGAAGTGGATTTGGTGGTGGTAAATACGCCCATCGACACGCATTTTGATTATACCAAACAAGTGCTGTTGGCGGGCAAACATGCTTTGGTAGAAAAGGCTTTTACCACGACAGCCGCACAAGCCGAAGCGTTGCAGCAACTTGCCCAAGAAAAAGGCTTGAAATTAACGGTTTATCAAAATAGGCGTTGGGACAGCGACCTGAAAACCGTCAAGAAAGTGTTGGAAGATGGTGTTTTGGGTGAAATTGTAGAAGCCGAAATCCGATTTGACCGTTATAATCCTGCGTTGAGTCCGAAGCTCTGGAAAGAGTCCGACAACGCGGGGGCGGGTGTGCTCATGGATTTGGGTTCGCACCTAATAGACCAAGCCTTGTATTTGTTTGGTTATCCGCAAGCCGTGTTTGCGGACATTCGCCGCCTGCGCGAAAACTCTCAAATTGATGATAATATTGATATTTTGCTGTACTACACCGACAAACGTGTACGACTACACGCAGGATTTTTTAACAGAGAAATGACCCCTTCGTATGTGTTGCAAGGTCGGAAAGGTACGTTTTTGAAACACCGCGCCGACGTGCAGGAAGATACGCTCAAAACGGGTGCAAAACCCAACCTAACGGACTGGGGAACAGAGCCGCCAGAAAAAGCAGGTTTGCTGTATACGGAAATAAACGGGCAGGTGCTGCGCCAAACCGTCCCGACCCAGCAAGGCAACTATTACGATTTGTTTGAGGGTGTTTATCAATCCATTACCCAAAACGTACCCGAACCCGTAACCGCCGCCGAAGGCCTGCAAGTGATGCACGTGATAGAAGCGGCCATGCGCAGCAGCCAAACCAAACAAGTGGTTCAGTTGTAG